One Chitinophagaceae bacterium C216 genomic window carries:
- a CDS encoding Alpha-L-rhamnosidase: MKRTLLLCTLSLSLLTGYAQLSVNHLLTENLKNPIGLGETQPRFSWQIQSKIRNTRQTAYEIKVLEGKQVIWSSGKVQSDSSVHVAYKGSPLRSDTRYEWQVKVWDNHGKTSAWSAPAYFHIGLLDTLEWKAEWIQAAFNETPENRPAPLLRKEFTLNKKVKSATAYITSHGLYEAYLNGQRIGEYWLTPGWTSYNKRLQYQAYDVTGLLQNNKNAIGVMLGNGWYRSILGWRNNGDLYGNKLALLLQINITYTDGSKEIVATDGTWKSAISEILYSQIYNGEIIDARNKKEGWTKSGYNDAAWYGVNVLKESKSVLIATVNEPVKKQETFKPIKIFTTPAGEQVIDFGQNLVGWVKLKVKGKPGDRIVLSHAEVLDKKGNFYIENLRAAKAQAVYILKGEGEETFHPYFTWYGFRYVKVEGYPGELRPENFEAVALYSDMETTGTFTTSHPLINQLQHNIQWGQRGNFLDVPTDCPQRDERLGWTGDAQAFSRTAAFNMNVNNFFAKWLKDVEADQIDGRVPQVIPNVLGNNANSAGWGDAATIVPWNMYLAYGDKRILERQYNSMKAYVESIRRTAKDDLWNSGWHYGDWLFYRPFDDNDGKSAVTDKYLIAQCFYAHSTQLLINTARLLNKQEDVAEYSQLLDRIKKAFNREYVTPSGRLVSSTQTAYVLALQFDMLPQELRQQAAKRLVQNIESYNNHLTTGFLGTPYLCHVLTKFGYDSVAYKLLLQETYPSWLYPVKMGATTIWERWDGIKPDSTFQNPGMNSFNHYAYGAIGDWMYRKMAGIDTYEDGVGYKHIQIKPHVGDKFTYVSASLKTYYGTVSSTWKSENGKFILTIEIPVNTKATILIPAAEVAAITESGKSLNDVSDVEVVGKEDNYVVVKTGSGLYSFETNDITGK; this comes from the coding sequence ATGAAACGAACCCTTTTATTATGCACACTTAGCTTGTCGTTATTGACAGGTTATGCGCAGTTATCTGTTAATCATCTTTTGACGGAGAACCTTAAAAATCCCATAGGGCTTGGAGAAACACAACCCCGCTTTAGTTGGCAGATTCAATCCAAAATAAGGAATACTCGACAAACTGCCTATGAAATAAAAGTATTGGAGGGAAAACAAGTAATATGGAGTTCAGGTAAAGTACAGTCCGACTCTTCCGTACATGTAGCATATAAAGGGAGCCCTTTGCGTTCCGATACACGATATGAATGGCAGGTAAAAGTATGGGACAATCATGGAAAAACATCTGCCTGGAGTGCGCCGGCCTATTTTCATATCGGATTATTAGATACTCTTGAATGGAAGGCAGAGTGGATTCAGGCGGCATTTAATGAAACGCCAGAAAATCGTCCGGCACCACTACTGCGAAAAGAATTTACGCTTAATAAAAAAGTAAAGTCTGCTACAGCATACATTACATCCCATGGTCTGTATGAAGCCTACTTGAACGGTCAGCGGATTGGGGAATATTGGCTCACTCCCGGATGGACCTCTTACAATAAGCGCTTACAATATCAGGCCTACGATGTAACTGGCTTACTACAAAACAATAAAAACGCTATAGGTGTGATGCTGGGCAATGGGTGGTATCGCAGCATATTGGGCTGGAGGAACAATGGAGATCTTTACGGTAATAAACTGGCACTGCTCCTACAAATCAACATTACATACACCGATGGCAGTAAGGAGATTGTAGCTACAGATGGTACCTGGAAATCGGCTATCAGCGAAATTCTTTATTCCCAAATCTATAATGGAGAGATTATTGATGCCCGCAACAAAAAAGAAGGATGGACAAAATCGGGATATAACGATGCGGCCTGGTACGGTGTAAATGTGTTGAAAGAGTCGAAAAGTGTGCTGATTGCCACCGTAAATGAACCTGTAAAAAAGCAGGAAACCTTCAAGCCTATAAAGATATTTACCACTCCGGCAGGTGAGCAGGTAATCGACTTTGGACAAAACTTGGTAGGCTGGGTAAAATTGAAAGTAAAAGGAAAGCCAGGCGATCGCATTGTGCTTTCGCATGCAGAGGTGCTCGATAAAAAAGGTAATTTTTATATTGAGAATCTGCGAGCTGCTAAGGCCCAAGCTGTATATATATTAAAAGGCGAAGGAGAAGAAACCTTTCATCCTTACTTTACCTGGTACGGGTTCAGATACGTGAAGGTAGAAGGTTATCCGGGTGAATTGAGGCCCGAAAATTTCGAAGCTGTTGCCTTGTATTCGGATATGGAAACTACAGGAACTTTTACCACTTCTCATCCGCTTATCAATCAGCTGCAGCATAATATTCAATGGGGGCAAAGAGGTAACTTTTTGGATGTTCCTACTGATTGTCCTCAGCGCGATGAAAGATTGGGTTGGACCGGTGATGCGCAAGCATTTTCACGCACGGCTGCCTTTAATATGAACGTTAATAACTTCTTTGCAAAATGGCTTAAAGATGTAGAAGCCGATCAGATAGACGGAAGAGTGCCTCAAGTAATACCCAATGTATTGGGCAATAATGCCAACAGTGCGGGCTGGGGCGATGCCGCTACCATTGTGCCATGGAATATGTATTTGGCTTATGGCGACAAGCGTATTTTGGAAAGACAATATAACAGTATGAAGGCTTATGTGGAAAGTATACGTCGTACAGCCAAGGACGATCTTTGGAACTCTGGATGGCATTATGGCGATTGGTTATTCTACAGACCTTTTGATGACAATGACGGCAAAAGTGCTGTTACCGATAAATATCTTATAGCACAGTGTTTTTATGCGCATTCTACTCAATTGCTGATTAATACAGCTCGGCTTTTAAACAAGCAGGAAGATGTCGCCGAATATTCACAGTTGCTGGATCGTATTAAGAAAGCGTTCAATCGTGAATATGTTACACCCAGTGGCAGACTAGTTTCTAGTACGCAAACTGCCTATGTGCTGGCACTGCAATTTGACATGCTGCCGCAAGAGCTCCGTCAGCAGGCAGCAAAACGCTTAGTGCAAAATATTGAGAGCTACAATAATCATCTTACCACAGGATTTCTGGGAACGCCCTATCTCTGTCATGTGCTAACCAAGTTTGGATATGACAGTGTTGCTTATAAGCTGCTATTGCAGGAAACTTACCCTTCGTGGTTATATCCGGTGAAGATGGGTGCTACCACTATCTGGGAAAGATGGGATGGTATCAAACCCGATAGTACTTTCCAGAATCCAGGTATGAACTCATTCAACCACTATGCTTACGGTGCTATTGGAGACTGGATGTATAGAAAAATGGCCGGAATAGATACTTATGAAGATGGAGTAGGCTATAAGCACATTCAAATTAAGCCACATGTGGGAGATAAGTTTACATATGTATCTGCATCCTTGAAAACCTACTATGGTACCGTAAGCAGCACTTGGAAAAGTGAGAATGGCAAGTTTATACTTACTATTGAGATACCGGTAAACACTAAAGCCACCATTTTAATTCCTGCAGCAGAGGTAGCTGCCATTACCGAAAGTGGCAAGTCGCTGAACGACGTATCTGACGTTGAAGTTGTAGGTAAAGAAGATAATTATGTGGTAGTGAAAACTGGTTCGGGACTCTATAGTTTCGAAACTAATGATATAACAGGGAAGTGA
- the obg gene encoding GTPase Obg, with amino-acid sequence MEKSNFVDQIRIFCRSGHGGAGIKHFLRDKFNSKGGPDGGDGGRGGHIILRGNRNLWTLLHLRYHKNVLAEDGENGGHNNRTGRNGKDIILEVPLGTIAMDEETGEKEAEILEDGQEVIWLPGGKGGWGNTHFATATNQAPEYAQPGLPGVEGWKILELKVLADVGLVGFPNAGKSTLLSVITAAKPKIADYAFTTITPNLGIVQYRDGRSFCMADLPGIIEGAAEGRGLGHRFLRHIERNPVLLFLIPADSSDHRKEFEVLLNELEQYNPELLHKEMLIAISKSDMLDDELREAISKEMPEHIPHMFISSVTQTGLTELKDALWKALNKKEAEL; translated from the coding sequence GTGGAGAAAAGTAATTTTGTTGATCAGATACGTATTTTTTGTCGCAGCGGACATGGCGGTGCGGGCATCAAACATTTCTTAAGAGATAAGTTTAACTCGAAGGGGGGACCTGATGGTGGCGACGGTGGTCGCGGCGGTCATATTATATTACGAGGAAACAGAAACCTGTGGACATTGCTGCACCTGCGTTATCACAAAAATGTTTTGGCCGAAGACGGCGAAAACGGCGGCCACAACAATCGTACCGGACGCAACGGAAAAGATATTATACTGGAAGTGCCGTTAGGTACTATAGCCATGGATGAAGAAACCGGCGAAAAGGAGGCAGAAATACTGGAAGACGGGCAGGAGGTAATATGGTTGCCTGGAGGTAAGGGCGGATGGGGCAATACACATTTTGCTACTGCAACCAATCAGGCTCCTGAATATGCACAGCCGGGATTACCCGGTGTAGAGGGTTGGAAAATTTTGGAGCTAAAAGTATTGGCCGATGTAGGGCTGGTAGGCTTTCCAAATGCGGGCAAATCTACGCTCTTATCTGTTATAACCGCCGCCAAACCTAAAATTGCAGATTATGCATTTACCACTATTACCCCTAATTTGGGAATTGTACAGTATAGAGATGGAAGAAGCTTTTGTATGGCCGACCTGCCGGGTATTATCGAAGGTGCAGCCGAAGGACGAGGCTTGGGACATCGGTTTCTAAGACATATAGAGCGCAATCCCGTTTTGCTCTTTCTCATACCGGCAGATAGTTCCGACCATCGTAAAGAGTTTGAAGTGCTTTTGAACGAGCTAGAACAATACAATCCAGAACTGCTGCATAAGGAAATGTTGATAGCTATTAGTAAGAGCGATATGCTGGATGATGAACTTCGCGAAGCAATTAGTAAAGAAATGCCGGAGCACATTCCTCACATGTTTATTTCTTCTGTTACACAAACCGGTCTCACCGAATTGAAAGATGCATTGTGGAAGGCGCTGAATAAGAAAGAAGCGGAGCTTTAA
- the tfdD gene encoding D-Ala-D/L-Ala epimerase: MQKSAIITGIELHKISIPLKKPFVISLGPLYSADNVVVVIHTTEGITGWGECSPFMSINGESADTGLVVGKYFEKLWLGKDALQIEERINELDGLIYGNNSIKSAFDMALYDIAAQQAGKPLYQYLGGRKNKTIATDYTVSVGDAAQMAADALKIKEAGFPVIKVKIGKGGAADVERIRAIREAVGYDIPLRIDANQGWQFEEAVEALKAMEPFNIQHCEEPLPRWDFMKLPELRKQSPIPIMSDESCCDPHDVKRLIDLKACDRINIKLGKSGGIFKALQMIQLAEAANMEIQIGAFLESRIAMSAFAHLALCSDNIVYYDFDTALMFNEDPVEGGIRYKDKGVIEVPETPGIGATLSANFLT; the protein is encoded by the coding sequence ATGCAGAAATCAGCCATCATCACCGGTATTGAGCTACATAAAATTTCCATTCCCCTAAAAAAACCCTTTGTTATCTCTCTGGGACCTCTATATAGTGCCGACAATGTAGTAGTAGTAATACATACGACTGAAGGTATTACCGGATGGGGAGAGTGTAGCCCTTTCATGAGCATTAACGGAGAGAGCGCCGACACTGGCCTGGTTGTAGGAAAGTATTTTGAAAAACTATGGCTAGGCAAAGATGCCTTGCAGATAGAAGAGCGCATTAATGAGCTGGATGGTTTGATATATGGAAATAACAGCATCAAAAGTGCCTTTGATATGGCGCTTTACGATATTGCTGCACAGCAAGCAGGAAAACCATTGTACCAATATCTAGGAGGAAGAAAAAACAAAACAATTGCCACTGATTATACCGTTAGTGTGGGTGATGCCGCACAAATGGCTGCCGACGCGCTAAAAATTAAGGAAGCTGGCTTCCCCGTAATTAAAGTTAAAATAGGCAAAGGCGGGGCAGCAGATGTAGAACGGATCAGAGCAATCAGAGAGGCAGTAGGCTATGATATTCCCCTGAGAATCGACGCCAACCAAGGTTGGCAGTTTGAGGAAGCGGTGGAGGCGCTTAAAGCGATGGAGCCCTTCAATATTCAACACTGCGAAGAACCTTTACCACGCTGGGATTTTATGAAGTTGCCCGAACTTAGAAAGCAGAGTCCTATTCCTATCATGAGCGATGAAAGCTGTTGTGATCCCCACGATGTGAAAAGACTAATAGACCTGAAAGCTTGTGACCGTATCAACATCAAACTGGGAAAAAGCGGAGGTATCTTTAAAGCTTTACAAATGATACAGCTTGCCGAGGCTGCTAATATGGAAATTCAGATAGGTGCTTTTTTGGAATCACGTATTGCGATGAGTGCATTTGCCCATCTAGCCTTATGCAGCGACAATATTGTGTATTACGATTTTGACACAGCCCTTATGTTTAATGAAGACCCGGTGGAAGGAGGTATCCGATATAAAGATAAAGGCGTGATAGAGGTTCCTGAAACACCCGGGATCGGAGCTACATTATCGGCGAACTTTTTAACTTAG
- the yccS gene encoding Inner membrane protein YccS: MDYIKEYRKFVNSYYFNEAIRITIGITLPVIVCNYFDRLQTGLILSLGALAVSTSDIPGPIGQRRNGMLASIGLIFLISLITGFINQYHILLGFEILLFCFMLSMIGVYGARVNAVGFAGMLIMVINLDLHMENSQVLMHSATLVAGGCWYMILSLALFGVRPYKVIQQALGDCIISIGDYFATRALFYDKNADYDSIYKRLMEQQQQIEDKQSLLREMMFKSRSIVKESTITSRTLLVIFLESIDLFEKAAATFYNYQSMHKRFDESGILEDFRRVIDVIVDELHLIGLAVQSGRPTRASRRLNNELRVLKERFENFANDYRKPESFDAIVNMRKLLQSVEDITLRIYTLHHYTRYDIKKVQKYKLSDDYQYFVNKTDLNIQTLKENLSLKSNTFRHSIRVTIACLLGYIVAHALKLQYSYWVLLTIIVILKPTYSVTRQRNYHRLIGTFIGALIGLGLLFIIPTQNGKFAAMIVLMIITYSFMRTRYLVSVIFMTAYVMIYFYLLNSHHFYEIFKSRLIDTTVGSIIALTAAYVLVPSWERRQISIYMVKALIATKAYFETVAGIFATGQLNERDYNIRRKDAFIEQANLSGGFTRMMNEPKSKQGDIKRIHQMVVLVYTLNSHIVSLAAMTKGFSNVFPHEDFSAIKDDIIADLNESISLIENKGKEIQESKHNDAPMELKHELNELIEKRRRELQQGIIDTETRKMLTTFKPVADQFLFISRIAEDIKKLAKRFASNGM, from the coding sequence GTGGACTATATAAAAGAATATCGCAAGTTTGTCAACAGCTACTATTTTAATGAGGCTATTCGTATTACCATTGGTATTACGCTCCCTGTTATTGTGTGTAATTATTTTGATAGGCTTCAGACGGGATTAATCCTTTCACTGGGAGCACTAGCCGTAAGTACTTCGGATATTCCCGGCCCCATCGGCCAACGGCGAAATGGTATGCTGGCGTCGATAGGACTCATCTTCCTGATATCTCTTATAACCGGATTTATCAATCAGTACCATATACTACTGGGCTTCGAAATTTTGCTTTTTTGTTTTATGCTCAGCATGATCGGAGTGTATGGGGCTCGTGTCAATGCCGTGGGATTTGCGGGTATGCTTATTATGGTGATTAATCTGGATCTCCACATGGAAAACTCCCAGGTATTAATGCACAGTGCCACATTAGTAGCCGGCGGTTGCTGGTATATGATACTGAGTTTGGCTTTGTTCGGTGTAAGGCCTTATAAAGTAATACAACAGGCGCTTGGGGATTGTATTATTTCCATAGGAGATTATTTTGCTACTCGGGCGCTGTTTTATGATAAAAATGCTGATTATGACAGCATATATAAGCGATTAATGGAACAGCAGCAGCAGATTGAAGACAAGCAAAGTCTACTGCGTGAGATGATGTTCAAAAGCCGCAGCATTGTCAAAGAGTCTACCATTACCAGCAGAACCTTATTAGTAATCTTTTTAGAATCGATTGACCTTTTTGAAAAAGCTGCTGCTACGTTTTACAATTACCAGTCCATGCATAAACGCTTTGATGAAAGTGGCATTCTAGAAGATTTCAGGCGTGTGATTGATGTAATTGTGGATGAACTGCATCTTATCGGCTTAGCTGTACAAAGTGGAAGGCCTACACGCGCATCCAGAAGGCTGAACAACGAATTAAGAGTGCTTAAAGAGCGATTTGAAAATTTTGCCAATGATTACCGAAAGCCCGAGTCGTTCGACGCCATCGTAAACATGCGCAAACTATTACAGTCGGTAGAAGATATTACATTGCGCATATACACCCTGCATCATTATACTCGATATGACATCAAAAAAGTTCAGAAGTACAAGTTATCCGACGATTATCAATATTTCGTTAACAAGACGGATTTGAATATTCAAACTCTAAAAGAGAATCTCTCTTTAAAGTCCAATACTTTTCGTCATTCTATCCGTGTTACCATAGCCTGTCTGCTGGGTTATATCGTAGCGCATGCGCTTAAATTGCAGTATAGCTACTGGGTTTTGCTAACCATCATTGTAATTTTAAAACCCACTTATAGTGTAACCCGACAAAGAAACTATCACAGACTGATAGGTACTTTTATAGGAGCTTTAATAGGACTAGGATTATTGTTTATTATTCCCACACAAAATGGCAAGTTTGCTGCCATGATTGTGCTGATGATCATCACCTATAGCTTCATGCGTACCCGATATCTGGTAAGCGTAATATTCATGACCGCTTATGTGATGATCTATTTTTATCTGCTAAACAGCCATCATTTTTATGAAATTTTCAAAAGTAGACTGATTGATACTACTGTTGGATCGATTATTGCGCTTACGGCGGCGTATGTACTGGTACCTTCTTGGGAAAGAAGGCAAATCAGTATTTATATGGTAAAAGCGCTTATTGCCACCAAAGCTTATTTCGAAACTGTGGCCGGAATTTTTGCCACAGGGCAGTTAAATGAAAGAGATTATAATATCCGGAGAAAAGATGCGTTCATTGAGCAGGCTAACTTGTCCGGAGGGTTTACCCGGATGATGAACGAACCTAAGAGCAAACAGGGCGATATTAAACGCATCCACCAGATGGTGGTGCTCGTCTACACCCTCAACTCGCACATTGTTTCCTTGGCAGCCATGACTAAAGGATTTTCTAATGTATTTCCTCATGAGGATTTTAGTGCCATCAAGGACGATATCATCGCCGATCTTAATGAGTCTATCTCCTTAATCGAAAACAAAGGGAAAGAAATTCAGGAATCAAAACATAATGATGCTCCAATGGAGCTGAAACACGAACTGAACGAACTGATCGAAAAACGAAGAAGAGAATTACAACAAGGGATCATTGATACGGAAACGCGAAAGATGCTGACCACCTTTAAACCCGTTGCCGATCAGTTTTTATTCATCAGTCGTATAGCCGAAGACATTAAGAAGTTGGCCAAACGATTTGCATCTAACGGTATGTAG
- the glpF gene encoding putative glycerol uptake facilitator protein, whose protein sequence is MNIFTSELIGTAILILLGNGVVANVLLNKTKGNNGGWIVITFGWAMAVFAGVFITSAHSGGHLNPAVTIAMAYLGKISASSVGQYIAGQMLGAMLGSLLVWLSYKQHYEQTEDTGAKLATFSTGPAIRNPINNLITEAIGTFVLIFGALFLSAPASSVGSLEALPVALIVLAIGLSLGGPTGYAINPARDLGPRIMHAILPLGKKGSSDWSYSWIPVLGPIIGGLLAAIVFDLLV, encoded by the coding sequence ATGAATATTTTTACCAGTGAATTAATCGGCACCGCCATACTTATTCTGTTAGGTAATGGTGTGGTAGCTAACGTACTGCTAAATAAAACAAAAGGCAATAATGGCGGATGGATTGTGATAACTTTTGGATGGGCCATGGCTGTGTTTGCGGGAGTGTTTATTACGTCCGCGCATAGTGGAGGACATCTTAATCCAGCTGTTACTATTGCCATGGCTTATTTAGGAAAAATAAGCGCTTCTTCTGTAGGCCAGTATATAGCCGGGCAAATGCTGGGTGCTATGTTAGGCTCCTTGCTAGTATGGCTGTCTTACAAACAGCATTATGAGCAAACGGAGGATACCGGTGCTAAGCTGGCAACTTTTAGTACCGGCCCCGCAATTCGCAACCCTATCAATAATCTGATTACCGAAGCCATTGGAACCTTTGTATTGATATTCGGAGCACTGTTTTTGTCCGCACCGGCCAGCAGTGTGGGTTCGTTAGAGGCGTTACCTGTGGCTTTGATTGTATTAGCTATAGGTTTAAGCTTGGGTGGTCCTACCGGATATGCTATCAATCCGGCAAGAGACTTAGGTCCTCGTATCATGCATGCTATTTTACCACTTGGTAAAAAAGGAAGCAGCGATTGGTCTTATAGCTGGATTCCCGTTCTGGGTCCAATTATTGGAGGATTATTAGCTGCGATAGTTTTTGATTTATTAGTATAA
- the glpK gene encoding Glycerol kinase, with protein sequence MSKYILSFDAGTTSSRAIVFDKTGNIVAVAQKEFTQIFPQPGWVEHNANEIWSTQIGVAAEAITKAGIAPTDIAAIGITNQRETAVVWDRNTSEPIYNAIVWQDRRTSDYCDQLKADGTAAIIKEKTGLVTDAYFSGTKVKWILDNVEGARAKAEKGELCFGTIDTWLLWKLTNGQVHATDVTNASRTMIFNIHTLDWDDELLKIMNIPRNMLPEVRSSSEVYGHTQQLLTSAQIPVAGIAGDQQSALFGQMCIHEGMVKNTYGTGCFMLMNTGTKPVESKNNLLTTIAWKINNKVYYALEGSVFIAGAVVQWLRDGLKLIQKSSDVEALTATENDNGGVYMVPAFTGLGAPYWNQHARGIIVGLTRGSSDGHIARAAVESIAYQTMDVLKAMESDAGITIKEVRVDGGATINNYLMQFQSNLLNTKVVRPTVTETTALGAAYLAGLATGFWKDINEVQAYWKEERVFEPSMKDEVRATLQKEWARAIKAAQAWAE encoded by the coding sequence ATGTCAAAATATATTCTATCTTTTGATGCAGGTACTACTAGTTCGCGTGCCATAGTATTTGATAAGACAGGTAATATTGTTGCTGTTGCTCAAAAAGAATTTACACAGATATTTCCTCAGCCCGGTTGGGTAGAGCATAATGCTAATGAAATATGGAGTACACAAATTGGTGTTGCTGCAGAGGCCATTACAAAAGCTGGTATAGCACCTACTGATATTGCCGCTATAGGTATTACTAATCAGCGCGAAACCGCAGTAGTATGGGATCGTAATACATCGGAGCCTATATATAATGCTATTGTTTGGCAAGACCGACGTACCAGCGACTATTGTGATCAATTAAAGGCTGATGGTACTGCCGCTATCATCAAAGAAAAAACCGGCCTGGTTACCGATGCTTATTTTTCCGGTACAAAAGTCAAATGGATTCTGGATAATGTAGAAGGGGCTCGCGCCAAAGCGGAAAAAGGCGAGCTCTGCTTTGGTACTATTGATACTTGGCTTTTATGGAAGCTTACCAATGGTCAGGTACATGCCACCGATGTAACCAATGCATCACGCACCATGATTTTCAATATTCATACTCTGGATTGGGATGATGAATTGTTGAAGATTATGAATATTCCGCGTAATATGCTGCCCGAAGTGCGCTCCAGCAGCGAAGTATACGGACATACACAACAGTTGCTAACATCTGCGCAAATACCGGTTGCCGGTATTGCAGGAGATCAGCAATCGGCACTATTCGGTCAAATGTGTATACACGAAGGCATGGTGAAGAATACTTATGGTACCGGATGCTTTATGCTGATGAATACCGGTACTAAACCTGTAGAGTCTAAAAATAATCTACTTACTACCATCGCCTGGAAAATTAATAATAAAGTGTATTACGCACTGGAAGGAAGCGTGTTTATTGCGGGTGCTGTGGTACAATGGTTACGCGACGGACTGAAACTTATTCAGAAGTCTTCCGATGTAGAAGCTTTGACAGCTACAGAAAATGATAATGGAGGCGTGTATATGGTACCGGCATTTACAGGCTTGGGCGCGCCTTACTGGAATCAGCATGCTCGAGGAATTATTGTAGGCCTTACCAGAGGCTCCAGCGACGGGCATATAGCACGTGCCGCTGTTGAAAGCATAGCATACCAAACTATGGATGTATTGAAGGCAATGGAGTCTGATGCAGGCATTACCATTAAAGAGGTGCGCGTGGATGGGGGCGCTACTATCAATAATTACCTCATGCAGTTTCAATCCAATCTTCTGAATACAAAAGTGGTAAGACCCACTGTTACTGAAACTACGGCGTTGGGAGCGGCTTATTTAGCAGGTCTGGCCACCGGTTTTTGGAAGGATATCAATGAAGTGCAGGCTTACTGGAAAGAAGAGCGTGTGTTTGAACCCAGCATGAAAGACGAAGTACGAGCTACATTACAGAAAGAATGGGCCCGTGCTATTAAAGCCGCACAAGCTTGGGCAGAGTAA
- the glpQ gene encoding Glycerophosphodiester phosphodiesterase, whose protein sequence is MAFVLKGRRFIVIWLLNCMAFAVYAQKGFDSQAHRGGRGLMPENTIPAMLDAIDRGITTLEMDLQLTADRKVIVSHDPTFNSNFVTSPQGDTLTREAARKIVLYQLTYDSIKKYDVGLKFNPEFPRQKKMKASKPLLSDLLEETEAYAKKKNRTVYYNIEIKSRPASDGKYYPDLETFIDLAMDVINKKKIADRVVIQTFDTRALHILHRKYPQYALSYLIDAKEKRSVDELIKSLGFIPAALSPHYSIVTDNMIKDCRKRGMRIIPWTVNDLDEMKRLKAMGVDGIISDYSDLFAQL, encoded by the coding sequence ATGGCATTTGTGCTAAAAGGGAGACGATTCATCGTTATATGGCTACTAAACTGCATGGCTTTCGCGGTATATGCGCAAAAGGGATTTGACTCCCAGGCGCACCGCGGAGGCCGCGGTTTAATGCCTGAGAATACCATTCCAGCTATGTTGGATGCCATAGATCGCGGCATTACTACGCTGGAGATGGATTTGCAGCTTACAGCAGACCGTAAAGTGATAGTATCGCATGACCCTACCTTTAACAGTAATTTTGTTACATCCCCGCAGGGAGATACTCTTACACGTGAGGCTGCTCGCAAAATAGTATTGTATCAGCTGACATACGACTCCATTAAGAAATACGATGTAGGGCTGAAGTTCAATCCTGAATTTCCACGTCAAAAGAAAATGAAGGCGTCAAAGCCTTTACTTTCTGACTTACTAGAGGAAACGGAGGCCTATGCTAAGAAAAAAAATAGGACCGTATATTACAATATTGAAATAAAATCACGTCCCGCTTCAGATGGAAAATACTATCCTGATTTGGAGACCTTTATCGATCTGGCAATGGATGTGATCAATAAGAAGAAGATCGCTGACCGAGTGGTAATACAAACTTTTGATACACGCGCACTGCATATTTTGCATCGCAAATATCCTCAATACGCATTATCGTATTTGATAGACGCAAAAGAAAAACGCTCTGTTGATGAATTGATAAAATCACTAGGTTTTATACCTGCCGCACTAAGCCCTCACTATAGTATTGTAACCGATAACATGATAAAGGATTGTCGTAAGAGGGGCATGCGTATTATACCATGGACGGTGAATGATCTGGATGAAATGAAAAGGCTGAAAGCGATGGGAGTAGATGGAATTATTAGCGACTATTCTGATTTGTTTGCTCAGTTGTAA